Proteins found in one Drosophila busckii strain San Diego stock center, stock number 13000-0081.31 chromosome 2R, ASM1175060v1, whole genome shotgun sequence genomic segment:
- the LOC108596266 gene encoding serine/threonine-protein kinase N isoform X10 — MLLPTLQTFCHIVRQLCALQQQQQHQLIKASNIATAKIKLVYITIEPIDNSRPNSGLIEETDKAATIEIESSQVANVEQLAEQVIPQLGKLYVGQQPQQPLNYVQSSPIIQEPPTPTIYSSNNAVGGGGVAPQFPQPTQRLDKQQQPIYANQYELNAAKTAASSSSTSNNAQRRSVARGLYREPAGYEALRPANAGMLSMDNFRLLSVLGRGHFGKVILSQLRSNNQYYAIKALKKGDIIARDEVESLLSEKRIFEVANAMRHPFLVNLYSCFQTDQHVCFVMEYAAGGDLMMHIHTDVFLEPRAVFYAACVVLGLQYLHENKIIYRDLKLDNLLLDTDGYVKIADFGLCKEGMGFGDRTGTFCGTPEFLAPEVLTETSYTRAVDWWGLGVLIFEMLVGESPFPGDDEEEVFDSIVNDEVRYPRFLSLEAIAIMRRLLRKNPERRLGSSERDAEDVKKQAFFRSIVWDDLLLRKVKPPFVPTINHVEDVSNFDEEFTSEKAQLTPPKEPRHLNDEEQLLFADFSYTAEWC, encoded by the exons ATGCTGTTGCCCACATTGCAAACGTTTTGCCACATTGTGCGGCAGCTGTgcgcgttgcagcagcagcagcaacatcaattaattaaagccaGCAATATAGCAACT GCAAAGATTAAACTTGTATATATAACCATCGAACCCATTGACAACTCCAGACCCAACAGCGGTCTCATTGAGGAGACAGACAAAGCGGCAACTATAGAAATAGAAAGTTCGCAAGTAGCAAACGTTGAGCAATTGGCCGAGCAG GTCATACCACAGCTGGGCAAACTCTATGTGGgccaacagccgcagcagccatTGAACTATGTGCAGTCTTCGCCCATAATACAGGAGCCGCCCACGCCCACCATATACAGCAGCAATAATGctgtgggcggcggcggcgttgctCCACAGTTTCCACAGCCCACGCAGCGTTTggataaacagcagcaacccaTCTATGCCAATCAGTATGAATTAAATGCAGCCAAAACTGCTGCCAGCTCCTCATCCACCTCCAACAATGCGCAGCGGCGCAGCGTTGCGCGCGGCTTGTATCGCGAGCCAGCTGGCTATGAGGCACTGCGTCCAGCCAATGCTGGCATGCTGTCCATGGACAACTTCCGTTTGCTCAGCGTCTTGGGTCGCGGTCACTTCGGCAAGGTTATACTCTCGCAGCTGCGCAGCAATAATCAATACTATGCCATCAAGGCGCTCAAGAAGGGCGACATCATTGCACGCGATGAGGTGGAGTCGCTGCTCAGCGAGAAGCGCATCTTCGAGGTGGCCAATGCCATGCGGCATCCCTTCCTGGTTAACCTGTACTCTTGCTTTCAAACAGAT caacatgtttgctttgttatgGAGTACGCCGCTGGTGGAGATTTGATGATGCATATACACACAGATGTTTTCCTGGAGCCACGCGCTGTATTCTACGCTGCTTGTGTTGTGCTGGGTCTGCAGTATTTGCATGAGAACAAGATTATATATCGCGATTTGAAGCTGGATAATCTGCTGCTGGATACGGATGGTTATGTTAAGATTGCTGACTTTGGTCTGTGCAAGGAGGGCATGGGCTTTGGCGATCGCACTGGCACCTTCTGTGGCACGCCAGAGTTTTTGGCACCCGAGGTGCTCACAGAGACTTCATACACCAGAGCTGTGGACTGGTGGGGCCTGGGCGTGCTCATCTTTGAAATGCTAGTGGGCGAG TCTCCCTTCCCTGGCGATGATGAGGAGGAAGTATTCGATTCAATTGTCAACGATGAGGTGCGCTATCCGCGTTTCCTTAGCCTAGAGGCCATTGCCATAATGCGCAGA ctgctgcgcaagaATCCAGAGCGTCGCTTGGGCTCATCGGAGCGCGATGCTGAGGATGTTAAGAAACAAGCTTTCTTCCGCTCCATCGTTTGGGATgatctgctgctgcgcaaggTCAAGCCACCCTTTGTGCCCACCATT AACCATGTGGAGGATGTATCCAACTTTGATGAAGAGTTTACGTCGGAGAAGGCGCAGCTAACGCCGCCCAAGGAGCCGCGTCATTTGAACGAcgaggagcagctgctgttcgCGGATTTCTCCTACACGGCCGAGTGGTGTTAA
- the LOC108596272 gene encoding uncharacterized protein LOC108596272: MQLTASAEAVLSRLDIFQRAVADIVYTDLLQEKQLVNLYPNFINNANIFYWSAQNAEGQPVAYVPLQHSKDIDLQQLHALQQELKGSSIFIALADNTGNILYYAVKQGIVDK; the protein is encoded by the exons atgcagctcactg CTAGCGCTGAGGCTGTTTTATCAAGACTCGATATATTTCAACGCGCTGTAGCTGACATTGTTTACACGGATTTATTACAGg AGAAGCAACTTGTAAACTTATATCCGAATTTCATAAACAACGCTAACATATTTTATTGGAGCGCTCAGAATGCTGAGGGGCAACCTGTTGCCTACGTGCCGCTGCAGCATAGCAAAGATATAGATCTACAGCAGCTACATGCGCTGCAACAAGAActcaaaggcagcagcatatTCATAGCTTTAGCCGATAATACAGGcaacatattatattatgcaGTTAAACAAGGCATAGtagataaataa
- the LOC108596638 gene encoding cytochrome P450 4p1: protein MDVGLLLLIALCSLAYWLYSKNKDYNVLCFFTKRVKTVSGAPVETIAPIAPGRTIFGNAFDVYGFDHAAIFQHQRKRAKEMRTSYLEYGMGAAVYNILDADNMEAVLNDQNLITKSIVYNFLKPALRTGLLTSTDKKWHSRRKMITPTFHFNILSQFEEIFKAESIKFVQQFAKDTEIDISLSELIPRFTLNSICETAMGIKLDDMAEQGDRYRDNFSMIEKCFIRRVSNPLLWFDKIYNMFVASEFESAFRGVHEFSSEIIAKRRTLLEHEIKTRMDQQTPDEDIYINKKQRFAMLDTLIFAEQDGLIDHRGICEEVDTLMFEGFDTTSIGLIFGLMNASLNPEAQRKCYEELSEHIADDLSNVDVNQLSKLKYMDCFVKETMRLFPSVPIMARQTVRETQLSNGLILPPYTQIVMHVFDVHRNPKHWSHPDEFQPERFLPENYQDRHTYAYVPFSAGQRNCIGQKYAMLEMKTLLVVLLKQFEVLPLVDPKEFVFHTGITLRTKNNVKVKLVRRQQN, encoded by the exons ATGGACGTTGGCTTGTTATTGCTCATAGCGCTTTGCAGTTTGGCCTATTGGCTTTATAGCAAGAACAAGGATTACAATGTGCTCTGCTTTTTCACCAAGCGCGTAAAAACGGTTAGTGGTGCGCCAGTGGAAACTATTGCACCCATTGCACCTGGACGCACCATCTTTGGCAATGCCTTTGATGTTTATGGCTTCGATCATGCTGCCATATTTCAACATCAACGCAAACGTGCCAAGGAAATGCGCACTAGTTACTTGGAATATGGCATGGGCGCTGCTGTTTATAATATACTCGATGCGGATAATATGGAAGCAGTGCTGAATGATCAGAACTTGATTACCAAAagtattgtttataattttttgaagcCTGCGCTGCGCACTGGACTGCTCACCTCAACGG ATAAGAAATGGCATTCGCGCCGCAAGATGATAACGCccacatttcatttcaatataCTAAGTCAATTTGAGGAAATATTCAA AGCTGAGAGCATTAAgtttgtgcaacaatttgccaaaGACACAGAGATTGACATTTCGCTGAGCGAACTGATACCGCGTTTTACGCTAAATTCCATTTGTG AGACTGCCATGGGCATTAAGCTGGACGATATGGCTGAGCAGGGCGATCGTTATCGTGATAACTTTAGCATGATTGAAAAGTGTTTTATAAGACGCGTTAGCAATCCATTGCTTTGGTTTGACAAAATCTACAACATGTTTGTCGCTAGCGAATTTGAAAGCGCTTTTCGTGGTGTGCACGAGTTCTCCAGCGAAATTATAGCCAAGCGTCGCACACTGCTGGAGCATGAGATTAAAACGCGTATGGATCAGCAAACACCCGATGAGGACAT CTATATAAACAAGAAGCAGCGCTTTGCTATGCTGGATACTTTAATCTTTGCGGAGCAGGATGGCTTAATAGATCATCGTGGCATTTGTGAGGAAGTGGATACGCTTATGTTTGAAGGTTTCGATACAACATCCATTGGTTTAATATTTGGACTGATGAACGCTTCGCTGAATCCAGAGGCACAAAGAAAATGCTATGAGGAGTTAAGCGAGCATATAGCAG ACGATCTGAGCAATGTGGATGTCAATCAGCTGTCCAAGCTTAAGTACATGGACTGCTTTGTTAAGGAGACAATGCGTCTGTTTCCCTCGGTGCCCATTATGGCGCGTCAGACAGTGCGCGAGACGCAGCTAAGCAATGGACTTATACTTCCGCCTTATACACAAATTGTGATGCATGTGTTCGATGTGCATCGCAATCCCAAGCACTGGAGCCATCCCGACGAGTTCCAGCCCGAACGCTTTCTGCCCGAAAACTATCAGGATCGTCATACCTACGCCTATGTGCCGTTTAGCGCAGGACAACGCAATTGCATAG GTCAAAAGTATGCCATGCTGGAGATGAAAacgctgctggtggtgctgcttAAGCAGTTTGAAGTGCTGCCGCTGGTGGATCCCAAGGAATTTGTATTTCACACAGGCATAACGCTGCGCaccaaaaataatgttaaagtGAAGCTCGTAAGACGTCAGcagaattaa